TGTGGTTCAGCGCGGGCATAATCGGCAGGTGGTATTTGCAGAGACGCGGGATTATTTACGGTATCTGGATGCGCTTGCCGAGTTCAAAGTGGAATTCGGCATCAAGGTGTACGCGTACTGTTTGATGACCAACCACGTGCATCTGCTTCTGGGGCTTGGGGAAGAGGTGAGTGGCCTGGGCCGGTTGATGAAGCGGGTCGCGGGGCGTCAGACGCGTTATCACAATGCGTTGGAAGGGAGGACGGGGACGTTGTGGGAGGGCCGTTACAAATCGAGTCCGGTGGACAGCGATGCGTATCTCTTGGCCTGCGTCCGTTACATAGAATTGAATCCGGTGCGCGCGCGAATGGTGGAGGCGCCGGAACAGTACCCCTGGTCGAGTGCGCGGCACCACCTGGGGACCGAGCGATGCGACTGGCTGGACGAGAATCCCGGCTACGTGGCGCTCGGGAACGATGCACTAGAACGACAAGTCAGTCACCGGACGTTTTTGACGGCAGCGATACCGGAAGGCGAGTGGAGGTTGATCAGGACAGCCGTGCAGCGTGGACAGTTGACGGGGAGTGGGCGTTTTATTGACGAGGTTGAACATATTCTTGGGCGCCGCATCGAGCATCGAAAGCCGGGGCGGCCAACAATACGACCGGATAAATAAATCTGTCCCGGATTTACCGATCCACGACAGGCCTTTCGCGGGAAGCGGGTTGGCCGTAGATGCTAACGCCAAGCCGGCGCGGTTTCCACCGGGATGGCGTCGCGGTGCGGCCTGCCGTCCCGGTATGCGGGGTCTGCGATCGACTTCACGAACATCCGTCTGGGTCACGGAGATCCGCGGAAGAACACGGAATTCAAACCCCGTGTGTCACACCTTCCATGTCTTTCCATGTGTGTCCGGGGCCATCTGTCCTGCAGTGTCACATCCCAGTAATATTTTCCGACGCCGGCTTCGTGGGCGCTTCTGCGGACAAGCTCTTGAACATACAGCATGTTCACCAGGGCGCTGGATCCGGTCCCGACAGAGGGGTGTCGGATTTCCTGACAGATTGGTACGGCGGGCAACCGACGTAGAACGCTATCTTTATGAATTTTCGTATAAAAATATAATGCGCATGGAAATTGCACACCTTGAGCGCAGTTGGAGTACCGTTGCCCTGCCGAGTGCGTCGTTGGCCGTCACGGTGGTCCGCACCAGCGGCCGGTATGGGCACAGCGAGTTGGCCAGCATTAGCAAGAGTTGTTCACGAATCATTCAGACGCGGCAGACGTCGAGAAACGGAGGAGCGGCACATGGATTTCAGGAAAGGTAGCGCACTGACGGTCGTGCTGGCGTGCGGCCTGTGGGCGGGCGCCGCCAGCGCTTTGAGTATGAATGTCACTATCGGTGATGACCCCCATCACGACTGGACCCTGGATACGGGTTGGGTGACCGGCGAGCATTCCGACCCGAACCTCTGGGACTTCGGCTGGGATCTCAACTCCAATACCGATCCGTTCATCCAGATCAACAGCCTCAGCTTCACCAACACCAGCAGCAGCACGCAGCATTTCGTCATCACGCTGAACGGCCTGGTGTCGCCGAGCTTCAACCCCGCCAACGTGGTCGATGCGCAGATGGGCTACGATTGGGCGAGCGA
This Gammaproteobacteria bacterium DNA region includes the following protein-coding sequences:
- a CDS encoding transposase yields the protein MPGMGRVMLPNYPHHVVQRGHNRQVVFAETRDYLRYLDALAEFKVEFGIKVYAYCLMTNHVHLLLGLGEEVSGLGRLMKRVAGRQTRYHNALEGRTGTLWEGRYKSSPVDSDAYLLACVRYIELNPVRARMVEAPEQYPWSSARHHLGTERCDWLDENPGYVALGNDALERQVSHRTFLTAAIPEGEWRLIRTAVQRGQLTGSGRFIDEVEHILGRRIEHRKPGRPTIRPDK